The window AGAAATCATACGGGCAAAACAGAAAGCCAATATCCCTACAAAAATCCCAAACATCTGTTTTTTTACAAAATATAAAGGTTGGTTTAATGTTTCAAGGGCGAAAAATGAGCTCGAAGAGTATACAAAAATAACGCCAAGCATGACAAATGTTAAGCTTATGGCTAAAAACATAGTCAGATCATATTTTAATCTTTGTTCAATAAACATCATGTCCTTAAGCTCTGAGTATTTTTATTTAGATTGACTTGTTTACGTTAGCATAAAGTTGTTTATCAATGAAGATTAAAAACGTTAGCATAAAGTTGTTTATCAATGAAGATTAAAAAATTAGTTTATCAAAAAGCTTCTTTTTAATCTAAGTGTAAAGTGGACTTAGCGTTTAGAGGCGCTAAATGTAAAGTCCGCTTCGCGTTTGGTAATGATTTTTGTCAAAAGCTTGTTATTTAGTTCTTTGATTTGTTTGTCTTGAATAAGCAAGTTTTTACCAAATGCGAAGTCTGTTTTGCTTTTGGTAAGACTAAATGCTAAGTTGACTTTGTGTTTAGTAAGAAAAAGGGTCATTTGCAAAAACAACAGATACATTACTGGAGAACAAAGCAGGGTAAAGAAATTGATTTTATTGTAAAAAACAGAGCTGGAAATATTTTAACGGCTATTGAGTGTAAGTTTAGTTGCTCGTCTGATGATGGACTTGCTCACAATGTCGGTAAAAATTTTGAAGCGTTTCGTGCATTGTATCCTACTGGAGAGAATTTGGTAGTTGCTCATAATGTTGATAGATCTTTTACTCGCAAACATAACGATTTGACAATAACATTTGTAAGTGCGCAAGAGTTGGTAAAAAAGTTAAAATTGATTGCTTAGTCTTCTTTTATATGAATTTCTTCCATTGGGATATTTTTATCGAATTCTTCAGAGTGTGAAGATGTGATTGATCGGCGTCTTGGTCTTGTTTTGCTTGTTTGCTTTGGTATCAGGT is drawn from Candidatus Dependentiae bacterium and contains these coding sequences:
- a CDS encoding DUF4143 domain-containing protein — its product is MQKQQIHYWRTKQGKEIDFIVKNRAGNILTAIECKFSCSSDDGLAHNVGKNFEAFRALYPTGENLVVAHNVDRSFTRKHNDLTITFVSAQELVKKLKLIA